In a single window of the Rhodothermales bacterium genome:
- a CDS encoding T9SS type A sorting domain-containing protein, with protein sequence MPLRLMALRYAPLLALLVTAAVAAQPLPDTLRAPADADSIAVYGWTVDADADRLLVGARVWPPPYTPPPEEPRGAAERADHHGTVFVYQLQPDGSWAIEGRLRADYISREDCFGWAMDLRGDLAVIGAECEYSQDENGAFLIGATYLYRYDGSEWVREAKLSIPNAPDEQPHTYAFGESVAVGDGFVVVGAGSTRLPSNPDEDHSSGAAFIFEQVDGVWTRTATLRNDDADVQVNEYFGGAVAVSGNSVLVGSPSNDAAGMDRSGAVYVFERTGGEWTQTAKLTAPSPSPVTYFGALLAADAEGAVVGSWRTVYPVERGGAGWEVESALVAAIRPNGVARAGGYALTVDGDVTSEQGYDAYLFEREGVVWEETRLPTESYLASRDEMVSLTSTHAFIGSPEESSGEVLVYDLGLLTAGEPVPTDAAGLTLTVAPNPIRRNASVRFTLPEAGSSRLVVYDVLGREVLRLVDAAVPAGSHEARVDAGGLAAGSYLVRLDTDSGVETRLVTVVR encoded by the coding sequence GTGCCTCTCCGACTCATGGCCCTTCGCTACGCTCCGCTCCTCGCGCTGCTCGTCACCGCCGCCGTCGCGGCGCAACCCCTGCCCGACACGCTGCGCGCGCCGGCCGACGCCGACAGCATCGCGGTCTACGGCTGGACCGTGGACGCCGACGCCGACCGCCTCCTCGTCGGGGCCCGCGTGTGGCCGCCTCCGTACACCCCACCCCCGGAGGAGCCACGTGGGGCCGCCGAGAGGGCCGACCACCACGGCACCGTGTTCGTCTACCAGTTGCAGCCCGACGGGTCGTGGGCCATCGAGGGCCGCTTGCGGGCCGACTACATCAGCCGGGAGGATTGCTTCGGCTGGGCGATGGACCTTCGAGGCGATCTCGCCGTCATTGGGGCGGAATGCGAGTACAGCCAGGATGAGAATGGCGCGTTCCTAATCGGGGCTACGTACCTCTACCGGTACGACGGATCGGAATGGGTTCGGGAGGCTAAGCTGAGCATCCCCAACGCACCGGACGAGCAGCCCCACACGTACGCGTTCGGAGAGAGCGTCGCGGTGGGCGACGGGTTCGTCGTGGTGGGCGCCGGCAGCACGCGCCTCCCCTCGAATCCCGACGAAGACCACAGCAGTGGAGCGGCTTTCATCTTCGAGCAGGTGGACGGCGTATGGACCCGCACGGCGACACTCCGTAATGACGATGCGGACGTGCAGGTCAACGAGTATTTTGGGGGAGCCGTTGCCGTGTCGGGGAACAGCGTCCTCGTCGGCTCGCCCAGCAACGACGCGGCGGGGATGGACCGGAGCGGGGCGGTCTACGTGTTCGAGCGGACGGGAGGCGAGTGGACGCAAACGGCGAAGCTTACGGCCCCGTCGCCTTCTCCCGTAACCTACTTTGGGGCGCTGCTCGCGGCCGATGCCGAGGGCGCGGTCGTCGGCTCGTGGAGGACGGTCTATCCGGTAGAAAGGGGCGGCGCAGGATGGGAGGTCGAATCAGCATTGGTTGCAGCTATCCGTCCGAACGGTGTGGCGCGTGCTGGGGGGTACGCGCTCACGGTAGATGGGGACGTGACCAGCGAGCAGGGATATGACGCCTATCTCTTCGAGAGAGAAGGAGTGGTGTGGGAGGAAACGCGCCTTCCGACGGAATCCTACCTCGCATCACGGGACGAGATGGTGAGCCTCACGAGCACCCATGCGTTCATCGGCAGCCCGGAAGAGTCCAGCGGCGAAGTGCTCGTCTACGATCTCGGGCTGCTGACCGCCGGCGAGCCCGTGCCCACCGATGCGGCCGGCCTCACACTGACCGTCGCGCCAAACCCGATCCGGAGGAATGCGTCGGTTCGGTTCACGCTGCCGGAGGCGGGCTCGTCGCGGCTCGTCGTGTACGACGTGCTCGGGCGCGAGGTGCTCCGCCTCGTGGACGCGGCGGTTCCCGCAGGCTCACACGAAGCTCGGGTGGATGCAGGCGGTCTCGCCGCCGGTTCGTACCTCGTGCGGCTCGACACCGACAGCGGCGTCGAGACGCGGCTCGTTACGGTCGTCCGCTGA
- a CDS encoding laminin B domain-containing protein: MCSFRYAFCLAFGLLAVPAVFAQDCDTPQAAPVSTFDADVDCWTTFNDARDFVWVEEGGNPGGHVEAQDRGTGVFWYWQAPGKFLGDKGAAYGDSLRFDLRLAPAGSVRSEDDVVLIAGDGTTLRYRFSEDVVLPLPEWQRYAVPLSAGPWLLDGTAATTEQMQAVLADLATLRIRAEYRFGAETGSLDNVALGTGGATGAESPSPATTVALDPAYPNPFARSTALAFGVAEPGPVRLSVYDVLGREVAVLVDGRLPAGRHEARFDARGLASGLYVYRLQTAGTTLARRVVLAR, from the coding sequence ATGTGCTCCTTTCGATACGCCTTCTGTCTCGCCTTCGGACTCCTCGCTGTACCGGCCGTATTCGCCCAGGACTGTGACACTCCGCAAGCGGCTCCCGTCAGCACGTTCGACGCCGACGTGGACTGCTGGACCACGTTCAACGACGCCCGCGACTTCGTCTGGGTGGAGGAGGGAGGGAATCCCGGCGGCCACGTGGAGGCGCAGGACCGGGGGACGGGGGTGTTCTGGTACTGGCAGGCACCGGGGAAATTCCTCGGCGACAAGGGCGCTGCCTACGGGGATTCGCTCCGGTTCGACCTACGCCTCGCGCCTGCTGGTTCCGTGCGCAGCGAAGACGATGTCGTGCTCATCGCGGGCGACGGGACGACGCTGCGCTATCGCTTCTCTGAAGACGTGGTCCTCCCCCTGCCTGAGTGGCAGCGCTACGCCGTGCCGCTCTCGGCCGGGCCGTGGCTGCTCGACGGGACGGCGGCCACCACCGAGCAGATGCAGGCGGTGCTGGCCGACCTCGCCACCCTCCGCATCCGCGCCGAGTACCGTTTCGGCGCCGAGACGGGGTCGCTGGACAACGTGGCGCTGGGGACGGGCGGTGCGACCGGCGCGGAGAGCCCGTCGCCGGCGACGACCGTGGCGCTGGACCCGGCCTACCCGAACCCGTTCGCCCGGTCCACGGCGCTCGCGTTCGGCGTGGCCGAGCCCGGCCCGGTGCGGCTGAGCGTGTACGACGTGCTCGGGCGCGAGGTGGCCGTGCTCGTCGATGGCCGTCTGCCGGCAGGGCGCCACGAGGCCCGATTCGACGCGCGGGGTCTCGCGAGTGGGCTCTACGTCTACCGCCTCCAGACGGCCGGGACGACGCTCGCGCGGCGCGTGGTGCTCGCCCGCTAG
- a CDS encoding cation:proton antiporter codes for MLALELPLRDPVAVFALVLLVLLAAPLLERLRLPSAAVLLLAGVGLGPHGLDVLARDDTIVLLGTVGLLYIMFLAGLEIDLGEFWRHRRRSLGFGVATFAIPQLVGTALGRIGFGFGWPAAILLGSVFASHTLLAYPVARRLGLARSPAVTAAVGATILTDTLALLILAVIAGMAGGEDGPGFLATMLAGLAGLVALVGWGLPRLGAWALRTLAAESTAEFVFVLAAVFVAALGAEIVGVEPIIGAFLAGLALNRLIPESSPLMNRIGFVGNALFIPFFLISTGMLVDLGAFASGGTAWAVAGAMVATILLTKGGAAALMRPLFGYSAAEVGIIFGLTVPQAAATLAAVLIGMEVGLFGQAVLNGAIAMVLVTGLVGPWMTERAGRRLALDEAAQPGPAAPRQRILVSLANPTTVERLLDVALLVRDARSTEPLYPLTVVPAGAEQALHVARGERLLSRALVYAAGADVPATPLVRVDHNVARGLARAVAETQISTVVMGWDGSASAQRLLFGSIPDRLLHESPAMLLIAKGDRPPGTIGRVVLAAPPLADHEPGFADALRVVKQLAHRSGAALVLLTPEPYRAATRRALDRTAPAVPVRDAALDAWKGLIPALETHLAADDALVLLSARQGSVSWRASLDRLPRLLAQRFPELPLLVVYPAQVPISALLPAALSIGQRAFLDGLGPDRIVLGLRPGPAEAVLASVLAGLADRRQRADLVRELVPAAPDALPEIAPGIVLYHTHTADVEQVALFVGISRDGIALPQTSGPVHVVLALALPAVLPTRHALELLALTARLVHPAGITDALRACTTPAEVRATLLGALHAPDGPRMTAIEDEPGD; via the coding sequence ATGCTCGCCCTCGAGCTGCCTCTCCGCGACCCCGTCGCGGTCTTCGCCCTCGTCCTCCTCGTCCTCCTCGCGGCCCCGCTCCTGGAGCGGCTCCGGCTGCCGAGCGCGGCCGTGCTGCTCCTCGCCGGCGTCGGCCTCGGGCCGCACGGGCTCGACGTGCTCGCCCGCGACGACACGATCGTGCTCCTCGGCACCGTCGGCCTGCTCTACATCATGTTCCTCGCCGGGCTCGAGATCGACCTCGGCGAGTTCTGGCGGCACCGGCGGCGGAGCCTCGGCTTCGGCGTGGCGACGTTCGCGATCCCCCAGCTCGTGGGGACGGCGCTCGGGCGGATCGGCTTCGGATTCGGGTGGCCGGCGGCGATCCTGCTCGGCAGCGTGTTCGCCTCCCATACCCTCCTCGCCTACCCCGTGGCGCGGCGGCTCGGGCTCGCGCGGAGCCCCGCCGTCACGGCGGCCGTCGGCGCGACGATCCTGACGGACACCCTCGCGCTCCTCATCCTCGCCGTGATCGCGGGCATGGCCGGGGGCGAGGACGGGCCGGGCTTCCTCGCGACGATGCTCGCCGGGCTCGCCGGCCTCGTCGCGCTCGTGGGGTGGGGCCTACCCCGCCTCGGCGCGTGGGCGCTCCGCACGCTCGCCGCTGAGAGCACGGCCGAGTTCGTGTTCGTCCTCGCCGCCGTGTTCGTCGCCGCGCTCGGGGCCGAGATCGTCGGCGTGGAACCCATCATCGGGGCGTTCCTCGCGGGGCTCGCGCTCAACCGGCTCATCCCCGAGAGCAGCCCGCTCATGAACCGGATCGGGTTCGTGGGAAACGCCCTCTTCATCCCGTTCTTCCTCATCTCGACGGGGATGCTCGTGGACCTCGGCGCGTTCGCGAGCGGCGGTACGGCGTGGGCCGTGGCGGGCGCGATGGTGGCGACGATCCTCCTCACGAAGGGCGGCGCGGCGGCGCTCATGCGTCCGCTTTTCGGCTACTCGGCTGCCGAGGTAGGGATCATATTCGGGCTGACGGTGCCCCAGGCGGCAGCCACGCTCGCCGCCGTGCTCATCGGCATGGAGGTCGGGCTCTTCGGGCAGGCCGTGCTCAACGGGGCCATTGCGATGGTGCTCGTGACGGGCCTCGTCGGGCCGTGGATGACGGAGCGGGCGGGGCGGCGGCTCGCGCTCGACGAGGCGGCCCAGCCGGGGCCGGCCGCCCCGCGCCAGCGTATCCTCGTCTCGCTCGCGAATCCGACGACCGTCGAACGGCTCCTCGACGTGGCCCTGCTCGTGCGCGACGCCCGCTCGACGGAGCCGCTCTACCCGCTCACCGTGGTCCCGGCCGGGGCCGAGCAGGCGCTCCACGTGGCGCGCGGCGAACGGCTCCTCAGCCGCGCCCTCGTCTACGCCGCCGGAGCCGACGTTCCGGCTACGCCGCTCGTGCGTGTGGACCACAACGTGGCGCGCGGCCTCGCCCGTGCCGTGGCCGAGACCCAGATCTCGACAGTCGTGATGGGGTGGGACGGGTCGGCGAGCGCGCAGCGGCTGCTGTTCGGCAGCATCCCGGACCGGCTGCTCCACGAGAGCCCGGCCATGCTCCTCATCGCCAAAGGCGACCGGCCACCGGGCACGATCGGCCGCGTGGTCCTCGCCGCTCCGCCCCTCGCCGACCACGAGCCCGGCTTCGCCGACGCCCTCCGCGTGGTGAAGCAGCTCGCCCACCGCTCCGGCGCCGCGCTCGTCCTCCTCACGCCCGAGCCGTACCGCGCCGCCACACGCCGCGCTCTCGACCGTACCGCGCCCGCCGTCCCCGTCCGCGACGCAGCGCTCGACGCGTGGAAAGGGCTCATCCCGGCCCTCGAAACCCACCTCGCTGCCGACGACGCACTCGTCCTCCTCAGCGCACGGCAGGGCTCGGTATCGTGGCGGGCCTCGCTCGACCGCCTCCCCCGCCTCCTCGCGCAGCGCTTCCCCGAGCTTCCCCTGCTCGTCGTCTATCCCGCGCAGGTCCCCATCAGCGCGCTCCTCCCCGCCGCCCTCTCCATCGGCCAGCGCGCCTTCCTCGACGGGCTCGGCCCCGACCGCATCGTGCTCGGCCTCCGGCCCGGCCCCGCCGAGGCCGTGCTCGCCAGCGTCCTCGCCGGCCTCGCCGACCGCCGGCAGCGCGCCGACCTCGTGCGGGAACTCGTGCCGGCGGCGCCCGACGCGCTCCCGGAAATCGCGCCGGGCATCGTGCTCTACCACACCCACACCGCAGACGTCGAGCAGGTGGCCCTCTTCGTCGGGATCAGCCGCGACGGAATCGCGCTGCCGCAGACGTCCGGGCCGGTCCACGTCGTCCTCGCCCTCGCCCTCCCGGCCGTGCTCCCGACCCGGCACGCGCTCGAACTCCTCGCGCTGACGGCCCGCCTCGTCCACCCCGCCGGCATCACCGACGCGCTCCGCGCCTGCACCACGCCCGCCGAGGTCCGCGCGACCCTGCTCGGCGCCCTCCACGCACCCGACGGGCCGAGAATGACCGCGATTGAAGACGAGCCCGGTGATTAG
- a CDS encoding Na+/H+ antiporter NhaC family protein produces MPDPTWISLLPPLLAIILAIWTRQVYLSLAAGVWLGWTVLNGWNPLAGLGASIEALVAVLGDAGNAKVILFTLVIGALIATVEASGGVRGFVAWIERRGLVTGGRGARVLAFLVGVVIFIESNITVLVAGAVARPLFDRHRHSREMLAYLIDSTSAAICVLIPLNAWGAYVLVLLADQGVEEPLRLFITAIPQNLYALAAVSLAAFVAVTGWAWGPMRRAEHRADDGLLFDEGATPMLDEEALVPPPTMKIEPRPLNMLLPLGVMVATMPLGLWITGGGDLLAGSGSTSVLWAVLAGLGTAWVLMLAQGGLDVDELTKTGLRGGGGMLGMALVLLLALALGGVARELGTGLYVAQVVAGLLPPAALLPLVFLTGAFIAFSTGTSWGTFAIMIPIAVPAAASLGLPAAPFLAAALSGGIFGDHASPISDTTIVSSLAAATDHISHVRTQLPYALLAASVAVIGFAAIGAAL; encoded by the coding sequence ATGCCCGACCCGACGTGGATCTCGCTCCTGCCCCCGCTCCTCGCCATCATTCTGGCGATCTGGACGCGGCAGGTCTACCTCTCGCTCGCCGCCGGCGTCTGGCTCGGGTGGACGGTGCTGAATGGGTGGAACCCGCTCGCCGGGCTCGGCGCGAGTATCGAAGCGCTCGTCGCCGTGCTCGGCGATGCGGGGAACGCGAAGGTCATCCTGTTCACGCTCGTCATCGGCGCGCTCATCGCCACCGTCGAGGCGTCGGGCGGCGTACGCGGGTTCGTGGCGTGGATCGAGCGGCGCGGGCTCGTGACAGGCGGGCGCGGCGCGCGCGTGCTCGCCTTCCTCGTCGGCGTCGTGATCTTCATCGAGTCGAACATCACGGTCCTCGTGGCCGGGGCCGTCGCCCGCCCACTCTTCGACCGGCACCGCCACAGCCGCGAGATGCTGGCCTACCTCATCGACTCGACGAGCGCGGCGATCTGCGTCCTCATCCCGCTGAATGCGTGGGGCGCATACGTCCTCGTCCTTCTCGCCGATCAGGGCGTCGAGGAACCGCTGCGGCTCTTCATCACCGCGATCCCGCAAAACCTCTACGCCCTCGCCGCCGTCTCGCTCGCCGCGTTCGTCGCCGTCACGGGCTGGGCGTGGGGCCCGATGCGCCGCGCCGAGCACCGCGCCGACGACGGCCTGCTCTTCGACGAGGGCGCCACGCCGATGCTGGACGAGGAGGCCCTCGTGCCCCCGCCGACGATGAAGATCGAGCCGCGCCCGCTCAACATGCTCCTCCCGCTCGGCGTGATGGTGGCGACGATGCCGCTCGGCCTCTGGATCACCGGCGGCGGCGACCTCCTCGCCGGCAGCGGCTCGACGAGCGTGCTCTGGGCCGTGCTCGCGGGGCTGGGGACGGCGTGGGTACTGATGCTCGCGCAGGGTGGGCTGGACGTGGACGAGTTGACGAAGACCGGGCTGCGCGGCGGCGGTGGGATGCTCGGGATGGCGCTCGTGCTCCTGCTCGCGCTCGCGCTCGGCGGCGTCGCGCGCGAGTTGGGGACGGGGCTCTACGTGGCGCAAGTCGTGGCGGGCCTGCTACCGCCGGCGGCGCTTTTGCCACTCGTCTTCCTCACGGGGGCGTTCATCGCGTTCTCCACCGGAACGAGCTGGGGGACATTCGCGATCATGATTCCGATTGCCGTCCCGGCGGCAGCGTCGCTCGGGCTCCCGGCCGCGCCGTTCCTCGCCGCCGCCCTCTCCGGCGGCATCTTCGGGGACCACGCCTCGCCCATCTCCGACACGACGATCGTCTCCAGCCTCGCCGCCGCGACGGACCACATTTCGCACGTCCGCACGCAGCTTCCGTACGCGCTCCTCGCCGCGTCGGTCGCCGTCATCGGGTTCGCGGCCATCGGCGCGGCGCTCTGA
- a CDS encoding HAD-IG family 5'-nucleotidase: MSPSDRVRGIYTNRTLNLRSIKAIGYDMDYTLIHYHARAWEERAYGYIKERLLARGWPVEELTFQPDLVMRGLIIDKALGNVVKANRFGYIKKAFHGTEPLEHHAMREVYTRTLVDLAEPRWLFMNTLFSLSEASMYMQLVDLLDADVIEAKLSYSELYELIRGALDEAHMEGRLKGEIIEDPARFVALDKETPLTLLDQKESGKKILLITNSEWAFAAPMLAYSFDPFLPDGMTWRDLFDLAIVGSRKPAFFTQRMPAFEIVSDDGLLREHYGPLKPGRVYVGGNAALVEASLGLKGEDLLYVGDHLFTDVNISKSVLRWRTALILRELEEELDALESFEATQERLAAMMEKKVQMEAEYSAYRLALQRTRNGYTAEARSAAEIEADMAKHRAKLLALDEEIGPLARASATLHNPNWGLMMRTGNDKSHLARQVERYADVYTGRVSNFLHATPYAYLRSHRGSLPHDEA, translated from the coding sequence ATGAGCCCCTCCGACCGCGTCCGCGGCATCTACACCAACCGCACGCTCAACCTCCGCTCGATCAAAGCGATCGGGTACGACATGGACTACACCCTCATCCACTACCACGCGCGGGCGTGGGAGGAGCGGGCGTACGGCTACATCAAAGAGCGGCTGCTGGCGCGCGGCTGGCCCGTCGAGGAGCTCACGTTCCAGCCCGACCTCGTGATGCGCGGGCTCATCATCGACAAGGCGCTCGGCAACGTCGTCAAGGCCAACCGCTTCGGCTACATCAAAAAGGCATTCCACGGAACGGAGCCGCTCGAGCACCACGCGATGCGCGAGGTCTACACCCGGACGCTCGTGGACCTCGCCGAGCCGCGCTGGCTCTTCATGAACACGCTCTTCTCGCTCTCCGAGGCGAGCATGTACATGCAGCTCGTGGACCTCCTCGACGCCGACGTGATCGAGGCCAAGCTGAGCTACTCGGAGCTGTACGAACTCATCCGCGGCGCGCTCGACGAGGCGCACATGGAGGGCCGGCTCAAGGGCGAGATCATCGAGGACCCTGCCCGCTTCGTCGCGCTCGACAAGGAGACGCCGCTGACGCTGCTCGACCAGAAGGAGTCGGGGAAGAAGATCCTCCTCATCACGAACTCCGAGTGGGCCTTCGCCGCCCCGATGCTGGCGTACTCCTTCGACCCGTTCCTGCCCGACGGCATGACGTGGCGTGACCTCTTCGACCTCGCGATCGTCGGCTCGCGCAAGCCGGCGTTCTTCACCCAGCGCATGCCGGCCTTCGAGATCGTCAGCGACGACGGCCTGCTGCGCGAGCACTACGGCCCGCTCAAACCCGGGCGCGTCTACGTCGGCGGGAACGCCGCGCTCGTCGAGGCCAGCCTCGGGCTCAAGGGGGAGGACCTGCTCTATGTCGGCGACCACCTCTTCACGGACGTGAACATCTCGAAGAGCGTACTCCGCTGGCGGACGGCGCTGATCCTCCGCGAGCTCGAAGAGGAGCTCGACGCGCTCGAAAGCTTCGAGGCGACGCAGGAGCGGCTCGCAGCGATGATGGAGAAGAAGGTCCAGATGGAGGCCGAGTACTCGGCGTACCGGCTCGCGCTCCAGCGCACCCGCAACGGCTACACCGCCGAGGCGCGCTCCGCCGCCGAGATCGAGGCTGACATGGCGAAGCACCGCGCCAAGCTCCTCGCGCTCGACGAGGAGATCGGCCCGCTCGCTCGGGCGTCGGCCACGCTCCACAACCCGAACTGGGGCCTGATGATGCGCACCGGTAACGACAAGAGCCACCTCGCCCGGCAGGTCGAGCGCTACGCCGACGTCTACACCGGCCGCGTCTCGAACTTCCTCCACGCCACGCCCTACGCTTACCTCCGCTCCCACCGCGGCTCCCTCCCCCACGACGAGGCGTGA